A genome region from Primulina eburnea isolate SZY01 chromosome 9, ASM2296580v1, whole genome shotgun sequence includes the following:
- the LOC140840625 gene encoding pentatricopeptide repeat-containing protein At5g09450, mitochondrial-like codes for MSFRPFSSSTEAVIIHGEKNADGCGEEEKKDDLRSRIFRVRLPKRSATYVLQKWVNEGREITVSELRNISRDHSAKSMTEEANLSLSAITHNELMTLYMSVGHFEKVPRIIEEMKRQNIEPDLFTYNLLVSSCAASLNIDEVSLDPGCNKSWLRYRKLADIYIISGRLTKLDAKAVVESEKDITQRELISYDFLLILHGGLGNKDKLDQIWKSFSMTRQKLTDRNYVCVLSSYLILGHLKEVGEIIDQWKKSSTPSFNSSMCSKLLEAFKDVGLTEEAKSFQKLLGEKGCVLMDEIQ; via the coding sequence ATGTCCTTCAGACCCTTTTCTTCAAGCACCGAAGCTGTCATAATCCATGGAGAAAAAAACGCAGATGGTTGCGGGGAAGAAGAAAAAAAGGATGATTTGAGGAGTAGAATTTTCAGGGTTCGGCTCCCAAAGAGAAGTGCCACCTACGTTCTACAGAAATGGGTCAACGAAGGTCGCGAGATTACAGTTTCTGAACTCAGAAATATCTCCAGAGATCACAGCGCTAAAAGCATGACAGAGGAGGCAAATCTTTCCTTGAGTGCCATCACTCACAACGAACTAATGACTTTGTATATGTCAGTGGGACATTTTGAAAAGGTACCTCGGATTATAGAGGAAATGAAACGCCAGAACATTGAGCCTGATCTTTTCACCTACAATCTTTTGGTAAGTTCTTGTGCTGCATCTCTCAACATTGATGAGGTGAGTCTTGATCCAGGGTGTAACAAAAGTTGGCTTAGATACAGGAAACTTGCTGACATATACATCATATCTGGTCGTTTAACAAAATTGGATGCCAAGGCTGTGGTTGAAAGTGAAAAGGATATTACACAAAGAGAACTGATATCATATGATTTTTTACTCATTCTTCACGGTGGTTTGGGAAACAAAGATAAACTCGATCAAATTTGGAAATCATTCAGTATGACGAGGCAAAAGTTGACCGACAGAAACTATGTTTGTGTTCTTtcctcatatctgattcttggACATCTGAAAGAGGTGGGTGAGATAATTGATCAGTGGAAGAAATCTTCAACTCCCTCATTCAATAGCTCCATGTGTAGTAAACTTCTCGAGGCATTTAAGGATGTCGGGTTGACAGAGGAGGCCAAAAGTTTTCAGAAGTTGCTTGGCGAAAAGGGGTGTGTTCTAATGGATGAAATTCAATGA
- the LOC140841929 gene encoding LOW QUALITY PROTEIN: probable DNA helicase MCM9 (The sequence of the model RefSeq protein was modified relative to this genomic sequence to represent the inferred CDS: deleted 1 base in 1 codon) has translation MEDESERSKEMAGFLIEHHLDQLKSIILSFDHRLHYPLYVDYAELMDENPPLAHLVFSQPAKYLALFDESAIWAQRVIFEDFQKMENASVKDFVHVRINVSGSPLEYPETFPGIGRVRVKHQGILLTLEGTVIRSGAVKMIEGEKIFECRVCKQRFKVYPEVETRNSIPRPTFCPSQNCESSRFQTVEDNKTCHDYQEIKIQESTQVLGVGAIPRTIPIILKNDLVDTVKAGDNVTVTGVLTAKWSSDVKDVRCDLDPVLIANYVRRMNELKSDIDIPDDVIARFRQFWSDFRDTPLKGRNAVLRAICPQVFGLFTVKLAVALTLIGGVQHADASGTKVRGESHLLLVGDPGTGKSQFLKFAAKLSKRSVITTGLGSTSAGLTVTAVKDGGEWMLEAGALVLADGGLCCIDEFDSMREHDRTTIHEAMEQQTISVAKAGLVTTLSTKTIVFGATNPKGQYDPDQSLSVNTTLSGPLLSRFDIVLVLLDTKNPQWDEVVSSHILSEHTEPSKGDCDQNLSEIWPLNMLRRYIQFVKGYFRPVLTKEAEKVISSYYQLQRRSATQNAARTTIRMLESLIRLAQAHARLMFRNEVTRLDAITAILCVESSMTTSAIVDNAGNALHSNFTENPDQEYAKQETLILEKLSCLDEIPHTKIAVG, from the exons ATGGAAGACGAAAGTGAGCGCAGCAAAGAAATGGCGGGATTCTTGATCGAGCATCACTTGGACCAGCTGAAATCCATCATTCTTTCATTTGATCACCGCCTTCACTACCCTCTCTACGTTGA TTATGCTGAGTTGATGGATGAAAATCCACCCCTAGCACATCTCGTTTTCTCGCAGCCCGCTAAATACTTGGCCCTTTTCGATGAATCTGCTATCTGGGCTCAG AGAGTAATTTTCGAGGATTTCCAGAAAATGGAAAATGCGAGTGTTAAGGATTTTGTACATGTTCGTATCAATGTCTCTGGTTCTCCTCTAGAATACCCTG AAACTTTTCCTGGTATTGGACGTGTGAGAGTTAAGCACCAGGGGATTCTTCTTACTCTTGAAGGCACTGTAATTAGGTCCGGAGCAGTCAAGATGATTGAAGGAGAGAAGATTTTTGAGTGTCGAGTATGTAAACAAAG ATTCAAAGTTTATCCAGAGGTGGAAACGAGAAATTCCATACCCAGGCCGACATTTTGCCCCTCCCAG AATTGTGAAAGCTCACGGTTTCAGACGGTAGAAGATAACAAGACATGTCAtgattatcaagaaattaaaattcaagaaaGCACACAGGTTTTAGGCGTTGGAGCCATCCCACGTACAATACCCATTATCCTGAAAAATGATCTTGTTGACACAGTTAAAGCTGGAG ATAATGTGACTGTCACTGGAGTTTTGACGGCAAAATGGTCATCAGACGTGAAAGATGTGCGATGTGACCTGGATCCTGTATTAATTGCTAATTATGTGAG GAGAATGAATGAGCTGAAGTCAGATATTGATATCCCGGATGATGTTATTGCAAGATTCAGGCAGTTCTGGTCAGACTTCAGAGATACTCCATTAAAAG GTAGGAATGCAGTCCTACGTGCCATCTGTCCCCAAGTTTTTGGACTCTTCACTGTGAAGCTTGCAG TTGCACTTACACTTATTGGAGGGGTTCAACATGCGGATGCTTCTGGAACTAAAGTCAGAGGGGAGTCTCATTTGCTTTTGGTTGGCGACCCTG GCACCGGAAAGTCTCAGTTCTTGAAGTTTGCGGCTAAGTTGAGCAAACGATCTGTTATCACTACCGGGTTAGGAAGCACCAGTGCCGGACTGACTGTCACTGCTGTCAAGGATGGAG GGGAATGGATGCTAGAAGCCGGTGCCCTTGTATTGGCTGATGGAGGTCTTTGTTGCATAGATGAATTTGATAG TATGAGGGAACATGATAGG ACAACCATTCATGAAGCTATGGAGCAACAAACAATAAGTGTAGCCAAG GCTGGTCTTGTCACAACTCTCAGCACGAAGACAATTGTTTTCGGTGCAACAAATCCAAAGGGACAATATGATCCAGATCAAT CTCTGTCTGTCAACACCACCCTTTCTGGACCATTGCTCAGCAGATTCGATATAGTTTTAGTCCTCTTAGACACGAAGAATCCACAGTGGGATGAAGTTGtttcatctcatattctttctgaG CATACGGAACCTAGTAAAGGTGACTGTGACCAAAACTTGTCAGAGATTTGGCCTCTCAACATGCTTAGGAG GTACATACAATTTGTGAAGGGTTACTTTAGGCCAGTCCTTACTAAGGAGGCTGAAAAGGTTATATCTAGCTACTATCAACTTCAAAGAAGATCAGCCACTCAGAATGCAG CGAGGACAACTATTCGCATGTTGGAAAGTTTGATACGACTCGCTCAGG CGCATGCGAGATTGATGTTTAGAAATGAGGTTACTCGGCTGGATGCAATCACTGCCATCTTATGCGTTGAATCATCCATGACTACATCAGCTATTGTGGATAATGCTGGGAATGCATTGCACTCCAATTTCACAGAAAACCCTGATCAAGAAT ATGCGAAGCAAGAGACACTAATCCTCGAGAAGCTAAGCTGCCTCGACGAAATTCCTCACACAAAGATCGCAGTGGGTTGA